gccggggtggggggcctcACCTTGGCCCCACAGTCTGCACCGCGAAGCACGCAGAAGCCAATGAAGACCGGGTCAGCCAGCCGCACCAGGATGTTGTCCACACAGTACACATGCACAAACTCCACTCCTCGACGCTCCATGTCCTCCAGAATCTGGTGGTCTGACAGCGCGCAGTACAGCCCCCCATTGCcatctgcagagggagaaggaccgCCCTTTCGAGGACTCCAGCTGGGCTTCAGCCATCTAGTCCAGGGCGTGCTGGAGGCAGGGGAGGCCCCTTGGGGCTGGACCTTGTACCTGAGGCAGCTCTGCATCACTATCCAAGTAGCCCTATGGTTGTCTCATGTGACAGATGGGAATCAAGGTCCAGAGAGGAGAGGCCACTGGCCAGGACCAGAGAGCCTTGAAGCATAACGCTTCAGCCTCTGCTACAGTCCTTCCAACCTCTAATTAGGTCCTTGGTCTAGGCCAGCCAGTCCTCCCCCGGGTCAGGGGTCAGGCATACCTGGGGCCATGGCAACCTTGTGTTTCTGCTCCAGGATGGCCCTGCCATCGAAGCTCACAGCAGGCAGCATGCGCTGTTCAAACATGATCACGTTATTGGGGTCCAGGTGGAAGAAGTCATGCTCCTGGAAGAAGGTGGCTGTGGGCCCCAGCGTGAACTCACTCGTCATGATGTACCTTAAAGGACAGTCAAAGCTGAGATGGCCATTTGAAGGGCCCAGCCCCTCTGGGACCTGGGGCTCTGACGGGGGCTGGTCCAGCCTAGGTAGGTGCCGGGGTTGGGGTTCAGGTCGTGGTGCGGGCCAGGACTCATGCTACCCAGGCAGGGGATTATTCTGGGGTCAAGGTAATACAGAGAAGGCACACCAGGGGATGGTACAGCGGGTCCCATGGCGCTCGCCAGCAAGCTGCTCCACCCGCTGAATCCGTTCGGCCTGCAGCTGATACAGGCTCTTCTGGCTGGGCAGCCCCACCTGATACATGCCTTTGGGGTAGGTCACGCCTAGGCGagtcccctgccccccagccagcAGCAGCACAGCCACCTTGTTCAGAGCGATCTGGCGGAAACCTGGAGGTGCAGGGTGCCGTGAGGGGACACCTGGGACCTGCCACAGAACCACCCCTTCACCTCTCAGCAAGCCAGACTTGTGTCTAGGGCTCTAAGACTTCATAGCGTTGGGacagaaattttcaaataatcttttGATCTCCTGTGGGCTCGGGCCCCACACAAACCCCCCTTATCAGGACCCACCAGGGGTCGTCATGGCATCTTCCAGGGTTCATTCCCAGCCTGGGTCCTTCAGAGGGAACACCAGGTCAGGCCAGTCAGAGCAGTGCAGTGAGGGCCCTGGGCAGGCTTCCCTCCAAGAGCACCTGCCTCACCTGTGAGGCCAAGAGGCCAAGAGTGCACCTGGGAGCGCTAATGTGAAAGGGAGCGTGTGCCAAGGGGTTCCCTGAGGTCAACAGGTGTGTGGCTGGGCTGCTGGCTAGCCAGGTGTGCGCCTGCACAGAGCATTCTCCCAAGGGCAAGCCACCTGGGGGCAGGCGCCACCTTGGCGGCCTTTGGAGCCCGACACCCCAGTCGCTAGCTGCGTGGGAAAGGGGTCCCCACAAAGAAATAAGGCACGCCAGCTCCTCCAAGTACCAGCTCTCCTGTCTCCCCATGTTGGGCAAGCCCCTCCGCCAGCCAGACCCGCCCCGCCCGGgacccccgccgccccgcctACCTTCCTCCTCCCAGAGCAGCCGTGTCTCGGGGTCGCACCGGCTCGCGCTGCCAACGCACTCGGGGGGCAGGGGCCGCAGGCGCGCGGCCAGGTCGGGCGGCGGGCCCGGGGGATGCGCGCAGGCCGCGGCCGCGCGCCGGCAGTGCTCCCGCAGCGCCTCGGGCTCCAGCGCCCCCAGCTCTGCTAGGAGCGCGGCGCGCTGCCCCGGCGCTAGCTCGGCGCAGAAGCGCAGCAGGTGTTCCTGGCCCGCGCGCTGCAGCCTGGCGCGCACCGCCCGCTCCGAAGCCATGTCGCCTCCGCCGGCCGCGCTGGCACTCGTGACCCGAGCGCTCCGGCCGGCGTCACGGGATCCAGCGGCGGGCGACGGCCCTAGAAGGGCGGGGCTAGGACGCCCCGCCTCGATCCCGCCTCCGAGTGTCCCCACACCTCTCTGGCCCTGACCCCGCCCCTGTCGGCTCGGCCACAGCGGGAGGCGCAGGGGCCCAGTCCAGGCGCTGGGGCTGCCTGAGGCAGGGGTCTGCGACCCCCCTGGCCCTGGCGCGTGAGGGCTGATTTCAGGCCTAGTACACCCCCTTCTGGACCCATAGCCCTGCTGGTCAGGGCACCTGAGGGGGAAGCTAGGGTCTGTCCCTCCCTGCGGCTATGTCTGACCCCTGGCGGCTGGGCCCGGGAGGATAGAGCCAGACCATCAGTAGGGTTAGGTGTCCCAAtgccacccaggacccccaagaAGGCCACCCCGCATCCTTGGGGGCTCCCTCCTTCACATCCCTCCTCCGCACTGCCATGTAGCCAGAACCATTCAGGAGCAGGCCTTCGTCCTGCCACATTGTATTAACTGTTAGAGTTTAAGATACCTTGCTGTTTATAAACTCCCTCTGGGAAAAATAATGAGTAGCTTTGGCCATTTGGGGACAAAGCTTTCTTCTAGAAATTAGTTTTATTAAGACTAAAAATGATACATGGACAAGGTTAAAACAAATTCAAACGATACTTTGGGACCCAAAATGAAAAGTAACATCTTCCTCAGATTCAAATAATCTTTTGATCTGCCCTCAGATAACCCCTGTTAGGGTGATTCAAACACCTTGGAGGCAGGTTCTGCACATAGAggctcccacacacccccttCCTGGGTTACGAAGTAGGACTTCACAGCTCCCTGGGGACCACTCTAAGTTCTGGTGGACCTGAAAGAAATTATCTTCCCAAGATGGCCTTAGGCCTGCctggggcctttgcacttgctgttcctcctgcctgGACTACTTTTTCCCAGAAAGTGACTTCCTGCCCCACTTTgccaggtctttatttttttttttaagattttatttatttattcatagacacagagaaagaggcagagacacagacagagggagaagcaggctccatgcagggagcccaatgtgggactcgatcctgggtctccagg
The Vulpes vulpes isolate BD-2025 chromosome 2, VulVul3, whole genome shotgun sequence genome window above contains:
- the LOC112912731 gene encoding UDP-N-acetylhexosamine pyrophosphorylase-like protein 1, which gives rise to MASERAVRARLQRAGQEHLLRFCAELAPGQRAALLAELGALEPEALREHCRRAAAACAHPPGPPPDLAARLRPLPPECVGSASRCDPETRLLWEEEGFRQIALNKVAVLLLAGGQGTRLGVTYPKGMYQVGLPSQKSLYQLQAERIQRVEQLAGERHGTRCTIPWYIMTSEFTLGPTATFFQEHDFFHLDPNNVIMFEQRMLPAVSFDGRAILEQKHKVAMAPDGNGGLYCALSDHQILEDMERRGVEFVHVYCVDNILVRLADPVFIGFCVLRGADCGAKVVEKAYPEEPVGVVCQVDGVPQVVEYSEVSPETAQLRGPDGHLLYSLGNICNHFFTRGFLQMVSSEFEPLLKPHVAVKKVPYVDEEGNPVKPIKPNGIKMEKFVFDVFPFAKSFVAFEVSREEEFSPLKNAASDARDNPTVTRRALLMQHYRWALQAGARFLDACGARLPELPSLPDGTEPPAICEISPLVSYAGEGLEMYLQGREFRSPFILDENQARALQA